The DNA region AGGTCGGTGTGCACATCGGCGGGGGCATCGGTGGGCGCGCACCGCGCTCGGCCGCCGCTGACATCGAGTGCGAATCTTCCGCCGCCACCCAATACCGCATCGGCGATGTCGAGCACCACCGACACGTCCGCGGCATAACTGCGCGCCTGCAGCACCGTGGGAATGTCCAGCATCCGCAGCCACAGCCCGTCATCGACGCCGACGGTGCGCACCAGTCGCTGATCGGTCAACAGATACGGCAGCACCTCCCCCGGGTGGGATTCGACGGTGATCGTCGCCATCAGATCCATCCCGAGAAGGACCCGCCACAGGGCGATGTGCGCCTCCGGCGTGACAGCGGTGAGGTCGGTGATCTCGACGGTGCCCTTGCCCTCGCCGTCGTGGACGCGATAGAGCGCGAAGCCGTCGTCATGAAGCAGGCAGAAGAAGGCGCTGCCGCCGTGCCGCGAGTATTCGCGGTCAGCCAGCACCTCGTCCCACAGCCGGGGCGGGCTGTACAGGCCACCGGGGTTCTGCAACCGCCACCGCTCGAAGATGTCCTCGAGCTGCCCGCGGTGTTCGGCGAGGCGCACCACCCGGACGCCGCCGGGGTCGGGCACGTCGTCGTGGAACCGGGCCGTCCGCCGGTCGACGGACAGCCGATGCACCGCGGTGGCGGCGCCGTAGCCGAATCTGCCGTAGATGGCGGCTTCGCTGGCCTCCAGACCGGCGAGCGGATAACGCTTGGCCTCCATGCGGGCGTGCAACTCGTCGAACATGCCCCGCAGCGCGCCGCGCCGCCGATGCGTCGGTGCCACCGCAACCCACGACACTCCGGCCATCGGGAGCACCGCACCGCCGGGGACCGTCAGCCTCAGATCGAGAAACAGCGCCATCCCGACGACATCCGGTCCGTCGCACGCGACGACGGCACCGTCGGCGGGCATCATCGATCGCCACATCTCGGCGGTCTCCTGCGGTCGCCAGACCCCGAAACATGTTGCGCCAAGCAGCACCATGGCCGGCCAGTCCGCCTCCTGGGCGCCGCGGATCGTCAATGCAGTTGTGTGTGCCACCCTCCGACCGTGACACACGGGTACCCCCACTCGCACGTGAATATCAGCGGTACTGTCGCACCATGAGCGACGCCGATGACGAGCTGGCCGGCCTGTCGGAGTTCGTCTTCCTCAGGGAAAACGCCCGCCAGTCCGGGGTGACCGGTCCCCTGCCGAGCGCCACCCGCATCGACGCCGGCCCGGTCAGCGCACTCAAGTTCGGTGACGACGCGCCGCGGGTGGTGTTCCTGCACGGCGGCGGTCAGAACGCCCACACCTGGGACACCGTCATCATCGGTCTGGGCGTGCCCGCACTGGCGGTCGACCTGCCCGGGCACGGCCGTTCGGCGTGGCGCGAGGACGGTGACTACGGACCCAAGCTCAATGCGGACGCCGTCGAACCGGTGGTCCGCGACCTCGCCGGCGACGCCGATCTCGTCGTCGGAATGTCGCTCGGCGGACTGACAGCGATGCGGATGGCAGTAGCGGCCCCGGAACTCGTGCGCAACCTGGTGATGGTCGACGTCACGCCGTCGGCACCGGAACGCCACACCGAGATGACCGACGCCCAG from Mycobacterium sp. DL includes:
- a CDS encoding enhanced intracellular survival protein Eis; the encoded protein is MVLLGATCFGVWRPQETAEMWRSMMPADGAVVACDGPDVVGMALFLDLRLTVPGGAVLPMAGVSWVAVAPTHRRRGALRGMFDELHARMEAKRYPLAGLEASEAAIYGRFGYGAATAVHRLSVDRRTARFHDDVPDPGGVRVVRLAEHRGQLEDIFERWRLQNPGGLYSPPRLWDEVLADREYSRHGGSAFFCLLHDDGFALYRVHDGEGKGTVEITDLTAVTPEAHIALWRVLLGMDLMATITVESHPGEVLPYLLTDQRLVRTVGVDDGLWLRMLDIPTVLQARSYAADVSVVLDIADAVLGGGGRFALDVSGGRARCAPTDAPADVHTDLSVLGSIYLGAHRASAFATAQRLRCNDSGLAAKLDAAFAVDVPAELGFGF
- a CDS encoding alpha/beta hydrolase: MSDADDELAGLSEFVFLRENARQSGVTGPLPSATRIDAGPVSALKFGDDAPRVVFLHGGGQNAHTWDTVIIGLGVPALAVDLPGHGRSAWREDGDYGPKLNADAVEPVVRDLAGDADLVVGMSLGGLTAMRMAVAAPELVRNLVMVDVTPSAPERHTEMTDAQKGTVALVQGARTFPTFDSMLEVTVAAAPHRDRESLRRGVFHNAKRLDDGTWTWRYDSIRKGEGFENLWDDVPRLTTPTTLIRGANSFFVNDEDAAEFARAAPGFQQIHIVEDSGHSVQSDQPRALVELLRGVLGA